Below is a genomic region from Prolixibacteraceae bacterium.
TGAGTTTATTCCAATGGATCAATTCAATGGAACCAACTCAGACACCATTACCCTCGGTGATGTAGAGAAAGACAAGAACTATGCAATAGTTATCTCTACCAATGGTGGATTGTGGAGATATATCATTGGAGATACCATTAAATTTACCTCCACCCATCCATATCGTATCAAAGTAACAGGACGTACATCACATTTCATGAATGCTTTTGGTGAGGAGATTATAATCGAAAATGCACTTAGAGCGCTTGAAATAGCATGTAGAGTAACGGAAGCAGACATTAAAGAGTTTACTGCTGCTCCAATATATTTTACTGAAGATAAGCAGGGAAGTCACCAGTGGGCTATTGAATTTAATAAACAGCCTAAGTCACTACCACTGTTTAAAGAGACACTTGATAAATCACTACAAGAGGTCAATTCAGACTATGAAGCCAAACGTTTTAAAAACACCACACTCAATGCACCTGAACTTCTTATAATAAAAAATAACAGTTTCTTTAGATGGTGTAAACAGAAGGGGAAGGTTGGGGGCCAAAACAAAATTCCACGCCTCTCTAATGATCGAAATTTTATCGAAGAGCTTATTTTATTAGAGAAGCAACCTTAACTATTGATATAGATTTCTATTTTTACACTAAATTAACTATTTATAAAGACGACATGCATATTGCCATTGCTGGAAATATCGGTTCCGGAAAAACAACATTAACAGGATTATTAGCAAAACATTACAACTGGGAAGCACATTTTGAAGATGCTGATGACAACCCATATCTTAGTGATTTCTACGATGATATGCAGAGATGGTCATTTAATCTTCAAGTCTATTTCTTAAATAGTCGCTTCAACCAAGTCCTTGATATCAGAGAAACTGGAAAGACCGTTATACAGGATAGAACGATTTATGAAGACGCTGAGATATTTGCTCCAAATCTACATGAAATGGGGTTAATGCCGTCTAGAGATTTTGAGAACTATAGCTCTCTTTTCAAACTTATGAGTCGTATGGTTCAACCACCCGATCTTCTTATTTATCTCCGATCATCTATACCTAATCTGGTACAACAGATTCAAAAAAGAGGACGAGATTACGAAAACTCTATTCGTATAGATTACTTAACCCAGCTGAATGAGAAGTACAATAAATGGATTAATAACTATGACCTAGGAAATCTTCTCATCATCGATGTCGATGATATCGATTTTGCTCACAATCCAGAGGACCTTAGTCATATTATCGATAAGATTGACGCCCAAATTAACGGACTCTTCAATCGCTAGTAATGGATATAAAAAAACGCTTTAA
It encodes:
- a CDS encoding deoxynucleoside kinase, translated to MHIAIAGNIGSGKTTLTGLLAKHYNWEAHFEDADDNPYLSDFYDDMQRWSFNLQVYFLNSRFNQVLDIRETGKTVIQDRTIYEDAEIFAPNLHEMGLMPSRDFENYSSLFKLMSRMVQPPDLLIYLRSSIPNLVQQIQKRGRDYENSIRIDYLTQLNEKYNKWINNYDLGNLLIIDVDDIDFAHNPEDLSHIIDKIDAQINGLFNR